A stretch of DNA from Scleropages formosus chromosome 13, fSclFor1.1, whole genome shotgun sequence:
tgtattttccTAGCTTCTGCTCAAAGCAACATGTCCAGCAACTAAACTAAGTAGCACTCTGTCAATTAAccaattattgttattattgtaacgacctgcattactggggagtgtcatgtttgagcgggaaaagggtttattgtaaatagttgagaactgtgggtaaaatggaattgtgtccAACCGCTGTGAGGAGtcacggggaatataagggggtgagtgtctgTGGGATaatatgaaaggaaaaaaaaataataataataacacaactGCTGAGAAGCCCTTAGCAACCTGAAAAGGTTGGCTCCGGGTGCAGATCCTTGAGGAACAAGGGATctttggaccaagagcattattttgttgtgtttgtacCAATAGCTTTCCTTGTGTGTTGCTGTTCCAGTATGTTTTTAGAATGAATAGTATCTGTCTGTCCTCCTTCACTCCATCTGAGCCTAGAGTGTATGTTATTACTACATTATTATCATTCCAGTTCTTTGATTTCACACTATAAGAGATGAGACAGGAGACAAGAGATGCAGTTGCCTGTTGAcaaaggcttttatttgcccttacaacggggagaaggaaggggatggaaaaggaggaccgggaacaggtaggatgaggttttCTGcaggtcaggggggctgggagagtcgggttgGTTGGGACGCGGGCGTCATCTCTGGGATCGGGTTCGAGTTCGGGTTCGtctctgtctcgttctcctcctcggtctcttctctctactgctgggcaccggggaagggggaagaaatagggagtgtaatcagccccagctgtggctgtttTGCCCCCATCgccgccccctccccaggcgGCCTCGCTGTGCTACACACTCCTTTTCAGCTGGTATTAAAATTGTACCGACTCAACTGTCTCTTGAGAGAGGTCATAGTTGGGTAGGGGGTAAATTCCAGGATTTATGTCAGCTATGTGCAAACTGTTGCAAACCCGGCTTCAGTGCCTCAAAGTGGCGCAACAGTGGCAATGGCTGTCTGGTAGCTATGGCGGTTGGATATACTCTGTATATCCTGGCAGGTTCAACCATGCCGCATTGGTACCGGACTatcggtcatgcaggtggatcgCCTTAGCAGAAGCGGGCGTATGGTCCATCCTGTAGAGGCTGGAAGCTAGCTAAACTGAAGAGGTGCAATGGCCTGCCCGCCTAGCCAGCGGGGTGGCGTCATCTTCTGGCTAAAACAGCACGAAGAAATGGGCCTCAGTACCCTGCACGTCAATCGGACCGTGCCACGGCGGCGGTACTCCATCCGAGCGACGAGAGGCCGCTAAGAATCTCAGGTTCCAAGAAGCCGCCGCGGAACAGGACTAACCTTGCCATTTGCACCTACAGCTGCAGGTCTTTGGCAAGGGGGAACGGATTGAaccacctgatggaggagaagatgaagatcagatgcgacgtgttgggtctgtgcgagactcggcagaagaaggagatgagtgcgaggtgggaagatggatgCGCTGTAAGACTAGGAAAAGCGGATGGTAGCAGATCAGTTGGGGGTGTCGGGTTCATCATAAGCAAAGAATGGACTACGAAGATCGCCTCATGCCATTTTGTTCATCGCGTATCGGAGTGCTCAACGTGAACCTCTCGGGAAAGGCCACCCTTGAGATCATCCAGACCTACGCTCCCACCAGTGCCAGCGACGACGATGAAGTGGAAGAGTTCTATCGCCAGCTAGACATGATGCTAGCTCGGAAATCCACTTACACCGTCGTGATGGGAGACTTCAATGCAAAGGTCGGAAAAGGGAGGCAAGGTGAAAGGTatgttggaaagtttggaactggagaaagaaatgaaagaggggaacgtttggtcactatggcagaggcgagaaaaatctacatcgggaacagcctgttcaagaagaacagcgagaaaagatggacctggatagcccctaacgctgcacatcgcaatgagatcgactacatcctggtcgacaagcggcgcattctgcaagacgtctctgtcgtaacgccattcaacaccggcagcgatcaccgcctgctcagggccaagatcgtcatcgacaggacaaaggagaagaagacactgcatctgacgtcgagggaagaacgtgtgaaggtctacgatggaaagcgactgcaggaagcgatggagaggaaatcctggtgccgaattgacggaattgacgatgattatgactcactgatcgagaaactgaaggaatgcttgagggaggcaaaggaggcgggcccaagggagcagaagggaagaatctcggaagaaaccaaaaaacttctcgagaagagaaagaacatgaagaggactgcggaagatcaccttgaatattccattctcagcagggtgatacgactgcagctgaagagagacttcgaaaaataccggatggaaaagctcctgaaggccgccgaggaaaggaagagcctcaagaaatgtgaaagggggatggcactctataaatcggaagtgacgaagctgaagaactcagatggtgctacagccgatgaaagaggcgaggtggtaaagatctgtaaagacttttacactaagcttttcaaacctgctgtgaagattgaaccaccaccgtcacttcaaaggaaggagaatgtgccccccattctcgtaagtgaggttgaaaaggccgtcaatttgatgaagagggaaaaagcaccggggaaagatggcataacatctgaaatgttgaagttgggcggagaacagctctggaaaatcctcgccgaacggttcagtcactatctgaacacgtgcaagataccatcgcagtggaaagagtcgagaaccatcctgctgtataagaagggagatagagaagacctgaagaactatcgtcccatatgcctcttgtcccacatctacaagctgttcacgaagataatcctaacacgattatcagaacacttggatggacaacaaccaagggaacaagcaggcttccgaagaacctacagcacgatggatcacatcttcactctgacccaattgctggagcgagcgaaagagtacaggctgccactatgcgtcgcgttcgtggactacgagaaggccttcgacagcgtcgagatcaacgcagtgctaaagtcgttggagatgcaaggagtcgaggcgcaatacatcgaactcctacgggaggcgaattccggatgtaccaccgacatcgctctgctgtcgtcgccgattagaataccagtcgagaagggcgtcaaacaaggagacaccatctctccgaagctcttcaccacatgtctcgagcagatcttcagagacatcgactggaagggcggcgtaaacatcaacggcgagctactgacccacctccgtttcgccgacgatatcgtcctcgtcgccgaaaccacagatctacttcagaccatgctaaccgagctagacatcagaagctcgagagtaggcctcaaaatgaaccgcatgaagatcaagttcatgcggtcagattacgcaacaaggggccgaatagtggttcaaggcgatgaaatagaggaggtggaggaatacgtctaccttggacaagaagtaaatatgcgtcgagacatggagaaggaaatctcgcggagaataagggccggatggaaagcgtttaactccatcaaggatgtgctcaaaggaaagttggataagactacccgcgcgaacctcttcaatggcacagttttacctgcaatgttatacggcagtgaaacttgggccaccacgaagagagaagagcaaaggttggtaactgctcaaagggcgatggagagatctatgccgggaatatcactaagaaaacatatccggagtgagacgatcagagagaaatccggcgtgagggacgtcatcaacgagtacgagaagcaaaagttgagatgggccggacacgttgctcggttcaccgacaatcggtggactcgcgcaattgtcgagtggcatccgcgtgagcggaaaaggccactcggaaggcctccaaaacgatggattgacgacataagaaaaacgtttggagctacgtggatgaggaaggcgcgatccagagaggaatgggaagcgtgctgtgaccagcggagtcgattcgacgcccgatagtctggtcggtcaagACAAGACATGTCAGCTATGGTTAGGATAGGCTGCTCTAGGCCAGTGCAAAGGAAAGTACCGGTCATTAATTACTAATATTGGTGCCGAGGACTCCGCTGACAATGGATGCTGTGAATACTTGTTTCTGTAGAATCAACACGTTAATGTTGGGCAGGAGCATTTCAGTGTATTGCTCTATGGATCGAGCGATACCCCCAGTAGCGCATGTGATGGCAGGGATTCCTTCAGCATCTGTTTTCCAGAGTCAAGTTTTAATCTCATTCCTGAAGTGATGGCAGTGCTCCAATTcatgctgttattattattattattattatcagtcaTGAACCCCACTGAGCTAACCTGGGGAGAACACGGAGGTACTCCCCTGCACCCCTGGCACCCGTTGGACAGCGGAAGCTGCTTTAAAAAGAGAAGCTGCCTGGAGAAGCTCCCTGCTCTGTTTCTTCTATCTCGTCACTAGACCCACGTTGTTGCTCTTCTCTGCGTCGTTTTCCTGAAGCTCTGTTGCGGACGACCGCAGCACTCGCGCTGTGTGCAAAACTCCACACGTGGACTTACCCCCTGCTGACTTGTCTGCATCGTTGAATAACTGGTCTATTAAGCTGATTCCTGTAACACGTCACAAATTCATAAATGCTTTTCCCCTCGttaagtaatttaattaataatattttaattgggTTTTTCAGGGTTTTCCGCCCAAGGCACACCATCACAGCTTGTCCTATGTGTGCGCCGCACTCAACTGATCTGCACAAGATCATACATGCACGTGTGGGGAAAGGACTGAGCTGCACGAACCCGGACAGACaattgaaatgtgtttattttgccgTTATGCCTGAAATGTAATGGACGTTATTCCTCCACGGGAAGAGAACAGGAATTTCTATCCTGCTCTCAGATCAAGgtttaaaacacaacatttctAGAAATGTCAAGTGTAGAAAAGCAAGATAGTCGCCGCAAACAGACACTTTCTGCTGGGTTCCGTCACATAGAGGACCGAGCACAGAGCAGGAAGAGGCCACGAGGTCGGATCCTGTACATTATGCATACACAAGTGTGTGGATATACACCACTTCacatttaataaacatgttCCAGCAATTTGAGAACTTATACAAACACCTTATCctttaaaatacacactgtacacatgtttttttattaactgagaACATTGtgaatcaatgaaaacatttccGCGCACAGCGGTCCAGAGAATCTCAAAGGTGTCACTTCACACGCCACTGTGTAATACTGTCCATGTAGACAAGAGGGCACCACTGGGTCAAGCGTGCATCGTGTCCTCCCGTTAACGTCActgcagagacagaaagagcagcGACAGTGAACGGTCGTGCGGCGGCGGCGCACACGGAAACACGGAGCCTCCCGACACGCAGAGCGGCCATTTCATCAACCTGCATTTCCTGCTGAATTTCCTGCATTTCATTCTAAATGTCCTGCTACGCACAGCTTCTCTTTGCCCGATAACAGAAATGGATCAAAcgccctgtgtccctcagagctgctgaatccctcccatattcactcatttagctgacgcttttctccacagcaacttaaaatgttaaggttacaattttaTCACTGTTTATCACTAAAAACTGTTTACCCATTAGACAGCTGCGTCATTTTtttgctagagcaatttagggtaaggaccttgctcaagggtactgcagccggagaTCGAACCTAAAaccttttggatccagaggtggtagcgctaaccactacgctaccggctgtccgCCAGATAAGAAGGGTCTCGAAGCCATCTCTTTGATAGCTGCgtctctcctgacctcctggCAGCTCCGTCAATGAGcgcaacaccatctgctgtgattatctatgtatctGATATTtcaatgtcacttctgtaggaatcactggagggagggatgtgaaccaactcTCCAGCTGTTCTCCTTGTTGATGCTGAGTTGCGCTAGAGCTGGGATCGTTGCTCTGACATCGTGGCGTCTTACCTTCCCATTGTTGCACGTCCCACAGATGCAGCCAAAGAGCCCGTTGACCATCTGGAAGGCGCAGAGAATGAGCTCCAGGCTGGCGGCCACCAGCAGAGTGGAGAAGAGACCTACGTTGAACTCCACCACGTTCTTGGGCTCCAGGCACAAATCCCAGATTTCCGGGTTCTTCAGGTAGCTCTCAGAGCTGTGGAAAGTAGCAGTACGTTAGATGCCCCCTTCAGAGACGGACCTTTCTCCGATCTCCACAGCACATTCCGTCTCGCTGAACATGAACAATGTGGAAGTGAAGCGATTGCCTCTTACAGGTTCGTGAAAGGCGTTCCCCACAACGGAAGGGGCAGCCTCTCGTACATGCACGTGGGGCCGTTGACCAGACCGACGACGGACACGCTGAAGCTATAGAGAGCGCCCACGACCCCGACCGCAGCGAACGCGATGGACAGGAACATCTGCGAGGACACAGAGAGCAGGGACGCGATCAGCGAAAAGACGTCGTCGTTATTTGCCGCCTCTCATCCACGGCGACCGATGACTCCACCCGTCCGCTCGGCTGCGTGTTTAAGGAACCCGCGGCTAACGGGCGCTTCCGACCCTTTCGCGGCCCTTGCGGCGAGAGGCGGACTCACCCCGCAGCGGTTTCCGCAGCAGCCCTGCTTTCCCGTGAGATGGATGTGGATGGCAGGGATGAGCACCTGCGGGGCAGGAAGGACGAGAAGAGCGTGAGGCAAGAGTCGGGGAGCCCGACGAGCGAGGGTCCGCGGCGGGTCGTATCACGGCCCTCGAGCTCGAGCGACACCCTAAAATATCCCGAGTCGACGAACCCGGCGGAGGCCAAGCGCCGGTGCAGCGAGCAAGCGGGTGTGAAGGTCAGGTGCGGAAGCGCGGCCGTCGACTCACCATGACACCCCCTCCGATGACCCCCGACATGTACTTGGCCTGCTCCGTGATCCGGGGCCCCGCTCCTTCCCGCTCCTCCTTCGCGTACTTGGTTTCCCAGTCCGGGAAGAAGAGCATGATGTTGCAGATGATGGAGATGAGGGCCAGCGGGTAGAGCACCACCCCAATGAAGCGCGCGCACTTCCCGGTACACATGGCAGGCGAGCGAGAGGACGCAGATCTTTCCGGAAGCCCAACGTTTCAGGGAACTTCTCCGTTCCGACCTTCCCGCTCTGGCGAGCGCGGGGAGAACATCGGTTTAAATACCCAGAGTTCCACATCCTGGGCGTGGGCGTTGTGGGAAGGGCCGGGGCGCCGTCCCATCCCTGAACCATTTCACAACCTTAGCGAGAGCTGCTGGATTGAGGTGTGCAAGTTCACCGTGAAGACAACCATTGTGAGCGCAGAGGACCACCAAGACCACTGCAGcgccctcacacacacacacacacacacacactccatgaGGTTATAATCTCACTCTGCCTGAGGGAGAATTATTAACAGGGGTTGTGAACTAATTCagctttattcattcattttcagtaactgctagTTGTGCTCAGGGTCGCGGAGGTCGGGAGCCTATCCCGGACCgactgggcacaaggccgagggCTGGTGCAccatggacgggacgccagtccatcgcagcaTTACTTCACCTTCAGTTCATTCAACGCTGTCGTTTGTACCGCAGCTGTGGAACTACAGCTCTCACCACACGCTACAGCATTTCACCGCATGGTACTCTGTTTTACCACATAGTTCTCCCCTCTGCGTTCCACTCCGTTTCCTCAACTTTCTCCAGGTAAGAAACCCAGATGGGGCGTGTAGTACATCAGAGTTTATCTTTGCGTTCTCTAATCTTGGAACAGTTGACCTTGTATTTACAGCCCGTACCGTGGTAATCATTAGCAAATTGAGTCACTTGTTTAGGCCCCAGTCAGGCACCCTGAGGCAAAGACCAGGTGTGCACATGGAGATTTCTGGCCCTTTGTGGCTGAACTCTGCACTTTGTTCGACGCTGAGCTCCGTATCATCGGTTATCGATAAGGAGTGCGGCGAAcatggggtcggggggggcaaggaggaggacgaggatgATGATGTCGTCGATGACAAATCTTCATATCCAAACAAACAGGGCATCCCACCCTATGAGGAAGTGTAGGTCACTGCGTTCTTGCCATGACGTTTTTTACACACCATTTGTGATGTATAAGTTCCTATAATTAGGgcaataaaagcatttttatcaCCGGCATCTCACCCGCTATCACAAGAGTCACAATCCAGAGTTCACATCTTTGTACTTTCAGGGTGCGAACATTGAAAAAGTGCTTTAGCACCAACTGAGCATGTCAGCGCCATAACGGAGTCCAAGAGCTCTAACGTGGGGCGGCTGATCTGACGTCCGACACGCAGCAACGTGTGTTTTAAAGGGTTTGCAAAAGGTGAAACATCTGGACCTGCTGGTCCCTCCATGTGGCATAAACACGT
This window harbors:
- the tm4sf21b gene encoding transmembrane 4 L6 family member 5 isoform X1, with amino-acid sequence MCTGKCARFIGVVLYPLALISIICNIMLFFPDWETKYAKEEREGAGPRITEQAKYMSGVIGGGVMVLIPAIHIHLTGKQGCCGNRCGMFLSIAFAAVGVVGALYSFSVSVVGLVNGPTCMYERLPLPLWGTPFTNLSESYLKNPEIWDLCLEPKNVVEFNVGLFSTLLVAASLELILCAFQMVNGLFGCICGTCNNGK
- the tm4sf21b gene encoding transmembrane 4 L6 family member 5 isoform X2 → MCTGKCARFIGVVLYPLALISIICNIMLFFPDWETKYAKEEREGAGPRITEQAKYMSGVIGGGVMVLIPAIHIHLTGKQGCCGNRCGMFLSIAFAAVGVVGALYSFSVSVVGLVNGPTCMYERLPLPLWGTPFTNLSESYLKNPEIWDLCLEPKNVVEFNVGLFSTLLVAASLELILCAFQMVNGLFGCICGTCNNGK